CCAGATCTTGCCGACGGGGTGATTTCCGGTACCCGGCGCACCGCTGCGCCGAAGTCTACTGACTACAAGCGATGTCAGTAGTGTTTCGGCAACATCCGCCCCCTTCAGCGACGGCCGGATTCCCGGTTCGCCTGCTCCAGGATCGCATCCAGCAGACCCGGCATCGCAGCATCCACGTCGTGGGCACGCAGCCGCTGATGGATGTGACCCTCGCGGACCACCCGCTCGGTCAATCCGGCGTCGCGAAGGATGTTGAAGTGGTGAGTGGCCGTCGACTTGTTGATGCCGTCGTAGAGCGCCGCACACTTCACCGCCTCACCGGCCTCGTGCAGACGGCGCACCATCTCCAACCGGACCGGGTCCTGCAGGGCAGCCAGCAGCTGGGG
Above is a window of Mycolicibacterium boenickei DNA encoding:
- a CDS encoding ArsR/SmtB family transcription factor: MADAPVVEARSPVGTLPQLLAALQDPVRLEMVRRLHEAGEAVKCAALYDGINKSTATHHFNILRDAGLTERVVREGHIHQRLRAHDVDAAMPGLLDAILEQANRESGRR